One Globicephala melas chromosome 6, mGloMel1.2, whole genome shotgun sequence genomic window carries:
- the SPATA31F3 gene encoding LOW QUALITY PROTEIN: protein SPATA31F3 (The sequence of the model RefSeq protein was modified relative to this genomic sequence to represent the inferred CDS: substituted 1 base at 1 genomic stop codon), which produces MLRPTFILWDVAYPLYTYGSIIIIPLIIWQVRKNHQDLRLGPNRSCCRHHRRVKQRAKDKTSRARKLSREEAEKLWELLSVMRSQGWLPQEGSVRQLLCADPCCQTCNAVALEIQQLLSGENTLTTTTSLGTSQGFSCLEVLSTSSLSFEQSQDSLHSKELLLPSATRIVSQLTSQKSLTQLVARSATKSTTKSASAVSIHEYWADDQQLRQECQGPEVPWDVGALSSSSLEEPRIPVNQQDKKKSNSECVPEKXEAAEAGLGNKMKHFTHWINPKVKGQGHKESILLSKDEKVAKTKTENVEKRPPPTKCPVKGAQSEKEEEDVAFFDVLQCLDNEFQRHSLQSSQSWFLRLSCNSSKHCPQLTCATQPENPSHVSTLTSAEGTCLYKENTQSRKKEFIGSQTSASS; this is translated from the exons ATGTTGAGGCCTACCTTTATTCTGTGGGATGTTGCATATCCTCTTTACACTTATGGTTCCATCATCATTATCCCATTAATTATTTGGCAAGTGAGAAAGAATCACCAAGATTTAAGATTGGGACCTAACAGGAGCTGCT GTAGA CATCACCGGAGAGTCAAACAAAGGGCTAAAGATAAAACATCAAGAG CTAGGAAACTTTCCCGGGAAGAAGCTGAGAAGCTGTGGGAGCTGCTCTCTGTCATGAGAAG CCAGGGTTGGCTTCCTCAGGAGGGGAGTGTGCGGCAGCTGCTGTGTGCAGATCCCTGCTGCCAAACCTGCAACGCTGTGGCTCTGGAGATTCAGCAGTTGCTATCGGGTGAGAACACCCTGACCACCACTACTTCTTTGGGGACATCGCAGGGCTTCTCTTGCCTAGAGGTTTTGTCCACGTCTAGTCTCTCTTTTGAGCAGAGTCAGGATTCCCTGCACTCCAAAGAGCTTTTGCTTCCATCAGCAACCCGCATAGTGTCACAACTAACAAGTCAGAAATCCTTAACCCAGTTAGTTGCCAGGTCAGCCACTAAGTCAACCACCAAGTCTGCCAGTGCAGTCAGCATCCACGAATACTGGGCGGACGACCAGCAGCTAAGGCAGGAATGTCAAGGGCCAGAGGTACCCTGGGACGTGGGAGCTCTGTCTTCTTCAAGCCTTGAAGAGCCTAGGATTCCTGTGAACCAGCAAGACAAGAAGAAGAGCAACTCTGAATGTGTTCCAGAGAAATAAG AAGCTGCAGAAGCTGGACTGGGAAATAAGATGAAGCATTTTACACACTGGATTAACCCAAAGGTGAAAGGTCAAGGGCACAAGGAATCCATTCTCCTCTCTAAGGATGAGAAGGTGGCCAAAACCAAGACAGAAAATGTTGAGAAGAGACCACCTCCCACCAAATGCCCTGTGAAGGGAGCTCAgtcagagaaggaggaggaagatgtgGCCTTCTTTGATGTCCTCCAGTGCCTAGACAATGAGTTCCAGCGACACTCCCTTCAGTCCAGCCAATCCTGGTTCCTGCGCCTTTCCTGCAACAGCTCCAAGCACTGTCCTCAGCTGACTTGTGCCACTCAGCCAGAAAATCCATCCCATGTCTCAACTCTCACCTCAGCAGAAGGCACCTGTCTATACAAGGAGAATACCCAGTCCAGGAAAAAGGAGTTCATAGGTTCCCAAACTTCTGCATCCTCCTGA